Proteins from one Parasteatoda tepidariorum isolate YZ-2023 chromosome 4, CAS_Ptep_4.0, whole genome shotgun sequence genomic window:
- the LOC107436519 gene encoding histone H1-like encodes MNLKKKPDKNVTSATGSKHPKVSEMVLLAIAMLNERNGSSVQAIKKYISQFFNIEIKNLSLHVKKYLIFAVASGTLVQTKGKGAAGSFRLGGSMKFKMSELLARYPNQSKTEVSDSKSNSEPASAEMKKKKAPKKKSRRAV; translated from the coding sequence atgaatttaaaaaagaaacctgataaaaatgtaacgtCTGCTACTGGAAGTAAGCATCCCAAGGTTTCTGAGATGGTCTTATTAGCCATTGCTATGTTGAATGAGCGAAACGGTTCTTCTGTCCAAGCGATTAAGAAATATATCTCGCAGTTTtttaatatcgaaataaaaaacttatcatTACACGTAAAGAAGTATTTGATCTTTGCCGTAGCGTCTGGAACGCTCGTACAAACTAAAGGAAAAGGAGCTGCTGGTTCTTTTCGACTTGGGGGCAgtatgaagtttaaaatgagCGAACTTTTGGCCAGGTATCCAAACCAAAGTAAAACCGAAGTTTCTGATTCAAAATCTAATAGTGAGCCGGCTTCTGCTgaaatgaagaagaagaaagcaCCCAAAAAGAAATCAAGACGAGCTGTGTGA